From a region of the Odontesthes bonariensis isolate fOdoBon6 chromosome 2, fOdoBon6.hap1, whole genome shotgun sequence genome:
- the yipf3 gene encoding protein YIPF3 isoform X1 — MSAGPGSRNAEPWGSFDDNLIQGGSAVIDMENMDDTSGSSFEDVGEMHQRLKEEEEVTAEAAAAAEDTEDGEFLGMKGLKGQLGRQVADEVWQAGKRQASRAFNLYANIDILRPYFDVEPVQVRSRLMESLIPVRMINFPQKIAGELYGPLMLVFTLVAILLHGMKTSGTVIREGTLMGTAIGTCFGYWLGVSSFIYFLAYLVNAQITMLQMLSLLGYGLFGHCVVLLVTYNIHFHFLFYGLWLLLGGLSTLRMVAALLSRTVGQTPRLLLCGTLSLLHMSFLLYLHFSYHRILEGLLDSLDGPNVAPMQRVARDVPELMLNGTVRSLGVLLGGPVRAQ, encoded by the exons GGCGGGTCGGCCGTCATCGACATGGAGAACATGGACGACACGTCGGGCTCCAGCTTTGAGGACGTGGGCGAGATGCACCAGAggctgaaggaggaggaggaggtgaccGCCgaggccgccgccgccgccgagGACACCGAGGACGGCGAGTTCCTGGGGATGAAGGGACTGAAGGGCCAGCTGGGCCGCCAGGTGGCCGACGAG GTGTGGCAGGCCGGGAAGCGGCAGGCGTCCAGAGCCTTCAACCTGTACGCCAACATCGACATCCTGCGGCCGTACTTCGACGTGGAGCCGGTTCAGGTGCGCAGCAG GCTGATGGAGTCCCTCATACCCGTCCGCATGATCAACTTCCCCCAG AAGATCGCCGGAGAGCTGTACGGCCCCCTGATGCTGGTCTTCACCCTGGTGGCCATCCTGCTGCACGGCATGAAGACATCCGGGACCGTCATC AGGGAGGGCACCCTGATGGGCACCGCCATCGGCACCTGCTTCGGTTACTGGCTCGGCGTCTCCTCCTTCATCTACTTCCTGGCGTACCTGGTCAACGCTCAGATCACCATGCTGCAGATGCTCTCCCTGCTG GGCTACGGACTGTTTGGGCACTGCGTGGTCCTCCTGGTCACCTACAACATCCACTTCCACTTCCTGTTCTACGGGCTGTGGTTGCTGCTTGGAGGACTGTCCACGCTGCGCATG GTGGCGGCCCTGCTGTCCCGGACCGTGGGTCAGACCCCCCGCCTGCTGCTCTGCGGGACCCTGTCGCTATTGCACATGAGCTTCCTGCTGTACCTGCACTTCAGCTACCACCGGATCCTggaag ggcTGCTGGACTCTCTTGACGGACCCAACGTTGCCCCCATGCAGCGGGTGGCCCGAGACGTTCCAGAACTGATGCTGAATGGCACCGTGAGGAGCCTGGGGGTTCTGCTGGGGGGCCCAGTGAGGGCCCAGTGA
- the yipf3 gene encoding protein YIPF3 isoform X2: MSAGPGSRNAEPWGSFDDNLIQGGSAVIDMENMDDTSGSSFEDVGEMHQRLKEEEEVTAEAAAAAEDTEDGEFLGMKGLKGQLGRQVADEVWQAGKRQASRAFNLYANIDILRPYFDVEPVQVRSRLMESLIPVRMINFPQIAGELYGPLMLVFTLVAILLHGMKTSGTVIREGTLMGTAIGTCFGYWLGVSSFIYFLAYLVNAQITMLQMLSLLGYGLFGHCVVLLVTYNIHFHFLFYGLWLLLGGLSTLRMVAALLSRTVGQTPRLLLCGTLSLLHMSFLLYLHFSYHRILEGLLDSLDGPNVAPMQRVARDVPELMLNGTVRSLGVLLGGPVRAQ, translated from the exons GGCGGGTCGGCCGTCATCGACATGGAGAACATGGACGACACGTCGGGCTCCAGCTTTGAGGACGTGGGCGAGATGCACCAGAggctgaaggaggaggaggaggtgaccGCCgaggccgccgccgccgccgagGACACCGAGGACGGCGAGTTCCTGGGGATGAAGGGACTGAAGGGCCAGCTGGGCCGCCAGGTGGCCGACGAG GTGTGGCAGGCCGGGAAGCGGCAGGCGTCCAGAGCCTTCAACCTGTACGCCAACATCGACATCCTGCGGCCGTACTTCGACGTGGAGCCGGTTCAGGTGCGCAGCAG GCTGATGGAGTCCCTCATACCCGTCCGCATGATCAACTTCCCCCAG ATCGCCGGAGAGCTGTACGGCCCCCTGATGCTGGTCTTCACCCTGGTGGCCATCCTGCTGCACGGCATGAAGACATCCGGGACCGTCATC AGGGAGGGCACCCTGATGGGCACCGCCATCGGCACCTGCTTCGGTTACTGGCTCGGCGTCTCCTCCTTCATCTACTTCCTGGCGTACCTGGTCAACGCTCAGATCACCATGCTGCAGATGCTCTCCCTGCTG GGCTACGGACTGTTTGGGCACTGCGTGGTCCTCCTGGTCACCTACAACATCCACTTCCACTTCCTGTTCTACGGGCTGTGGTTGCTGCTTGGAGGACTGTCCACGCTGCGCATG GTGGCGGCCCTGCTGTCCCGGACCGTGGGTCAGACCCCCCGCCTGCTGCTCTGCGGGACCCTGTCGCTATTGCACATGAGCTTCCTGCTGTACCTGCACTTCAGCTACCACCGGATCCTggaag ggcTGCTGGACTCTCTTGACGGACCCAACGTTGCCCCCATGCAGCGGGTGGCCCGAGACGTTCCAGAACTGATGCTGAATGGCACCGTGAGGAGCCTGGGGGTTCTGCTGGGGGGCCCAGTGAGGGCCCAGTGA